The proteins below come from a single Metarhizium brunneum chromosome 1, complete sequence genomic window:
- the abhd12 gene encoding Lysophosphatidylserine lipase ABHD12 — protein sequence MAKSLIRTASLAVLGPLALYTVFWSLAVIPFFQRHFLYAHKFNTLFWSDVNEPERWGFAKHQVAPFYLKTPDDNNLYAWHILPLPLYHKHEDQIVQGASSETVPLDITTTESFRLLKSDPKAKLILYFHGNAGHIAQMFRADSYHSLTDTSSYHVVAIDYRGYGHSTGVPSEEGLIQDAETLVNWAMNVAGIPSHRIVLFGHSLGTAVASGAAERFARRGVDFAGLVLVAGFSDLANLLTGYRISGVFPVVGPLAAWPSAVKYLQTYVVDKWHSADRLASIVRNTKKRLRLELIHAYSDWDIPWQHEEILFQAAANATTSGLTQTEFDQFKDKHMKLSPGGDGFSVTVKSNPDTIIRQQLVLHGGHNEIVASSSVLRAVMRCFDEE from the exons ATGGCAAAGTCGCTCATTCGGACGGCCTCCCTGGCTGTCCTTGGCCCGCTGGCCTTGTACACAGTTTTTTGGAGTTTGGCCGTGATACCATTCTTCCAACGACA CTTCTTATACGCGCACAAGTTCAATACCCTATTCTGGTCTGATGTGAACGAGCCAGAGAGATGGGGGTTCGCAA AGCATCAAGTGGCACCCTTCTACTTGAAAACACCCGACGACAACAATCTCTACGCGTGGCACATCTTGCCTCTCCCTCTGTATCACAAGCATGAAGACCAAATCGTGCAAGGGGCTTCATCAGAGACGGTCCCCCTTGACATTACCACCACAGAATCGTTCCGATTACTGAAATCGGACCCGAAGGCCAAATTGATTCTGTATT TTCATGGA AACGCCGGTCATATCGCTCAGATGTTCAGAGCAGACAGCTACCATTCACTAACAGACACGTCATCCTATCACGTAGTTGCCATTGACTACCGTGGCTACGGCCATTCCACAGGCGTCCCCAGCGAGGAGGGCCTCATCCAGGACGCAGAGACACTTGTCAATTGGGCCATGAACGTGGCTGGCATTCCGTCTCATAGGATCGTCCTGTTTGGTCACAGTCTCGGGACGGCGGTGGCAAGCGGTGCAGCCGAGCGATTTGCCCGCCGGGGTGTTGATTTCGCCGGCCTCGTTCTTGTTGCTGGATTCAGCGACCTCGCCAATTTGCTGACGGGGTATCGCATTAGCGGCGTGTTCCCCGTCGTGGGACCGCTCGCGGCCTGGCCCTCTGCCGTCAAGTATCTGCAGACGTACGTTGTGGACAAGTGGCATTCCGCGGACCGACTTGCCAGCATCGTGCGCAACACCAAGAAGAGGCTGCGCCTTGAGCTGATCCATGCCTACAGCGACTGGGACATCCCGTGGCAGCATGAGGAGATTCTGTTCCAGGCAGCAGCCAATGCAACGACCAGCGGTCTCACCCAAACCGAGTTTGACCAGTTCAAAGACAAGCACATGAAGCTCAGCCCCGGAGGCGACGGCTTTTCAGTGACTGTAAAGTCTAACCCAGATACCATAATCAGGCAGCAATTGGTTCTTCACGGAG GCCATAACGAAATCGTAGCTTCTTCATCCGTGCTGAGAGCCGTAATGAGGTGTTTTGACGAGGAGTAA
- the NMT1_0 gene encoding Glycylpeptide N-tetradecanoyltransferase — MPPEESKMAEPIVDKGKQVDQGESESEDDEPAATTSAADTPAGTSTASKKKKSKRKKAKQLLTGKSEEQKQADEVTKAIGGLTPQQMKELVSLNPGLMQELAAASGSSNPSPDQVANMLKNMNLADIMTGLAASGKNVKDMGAYKFWQTQPVPKFGEEGAKVEDGPLKMQKVEDIDKEPQPLVAGFEWVTVDLMDDGEIKEVYELLNGHYVEDDEAMFRFNYIPEVLRWAMMAPGWQRKYHIGVRASQSRKLVAFISAIPVQIRVRDKTFTSSEVNFLCVHKKLRGKRLAPVLIKEVTRISNLDGVWQGLYTAGVVLPRPVSTSRYYHRALNWKKLHACGFSPLPAGSKPEYQVRKYALPETTATKGLREMQDKDVDAVVGLLKRYLGRYNMAPEFAAEEARHWFLPKKDSKQVIWSYVVEDNGKITDFFSFFCVESSIIKNNDVLRVAYLFYYASEAGLSEPFDKPALKTRLNALINDALILAKRAKLDVFNALSLMDNALFLEQQKFGAGDGQLHYYLFNYRASPISGGVNAKNQLDEDHLSGIGLVMP, encoded by the exons ATGCCGCCCGAAGAGTCCAAGATGGCCGAGCCCATTGTCGACAAGGGCAAACAAGTCGACCAGGGCGAATCCGAGTCCGAAGATGACGAGCCTGCCGCCACCACCTCGGCCGCCGACACGCCGGCAGGGACGTCAACTGctagcaaaaagaagaagtcgaagcgcaagaaggccaagcagCTCCTGACGGGCAAATCCGAAGAGCAGAAGCAGGCCGACGAGGTGACAAAGGCCATAGGGGGCTTGACGCCTCAGCAAATGAAGGAGCTGGTGTCCCTCAACCCGGGGCTCATGCAAGAGCTTGCGGCTGCGTCTGGAAGCTCGAACCCGTCCCCCGACCAAGTCGCCAATATGCTCAAGAACATGAACCTCGCCGACATCATGACTGGTCTGGCAGCCAGCGGcaagaatgtcaaggacatgggtGCGTACAAGTTCTGGCAGACGCAGCCCGTGCCCAAGTTTGGCGAGGAGGGAGCCAAGGTGGAGGACGGCCCATTGAAGATGCAAAAGGTCGAGGATATCGACAAGGAGCCACAACCTCTGGTGGCTGGGTTCGAGTGGGTGACGGTCGACTTGATGGATGACGGAGAAATAAAGGAGGTGTATGAGCTGTTGAACGGACACTacgtcgaggacgacgaggccatgTTCCGCTTCAACTATATCCCCGAAGTGCTCAGATG ggccatgatggctccAGGCTGGCAGCGCAAATACCACATTGGTGTGCGAGCGTCGCAGTCCCGCAAGCTGGTGGCCTTCATCTCCGCCATCCCCGTGCAAATTCGCGTGCGCGACAAGACCTTTACGTCGTCCGAGGTCAACTTCCTCTGCGTGCACAAGAAGCTCCGCGGCAAGCGCCTCGCGCCGGTGCTCATCAAGGAGGTCACCCGCATCAGcaacctcgacggcgtctggCAGGGCCTGTACACCGCAGGCGTCGTGCTGCCCCGGCCCGTGAGCACAAGCCGGTACTACCACCGCGCGCTGAACTGGAAAAAGCTGCACGCGTGCGGGTTCAGCCCCCTTCCCGCGGGTAGCAAGCCGGAATACCAGGTGCGCAAGTACGCGCTGCCGGAAACCACGGCGACAAAGGGCCTGCGCGAAATGCAAGACAAGGACGTGGATGCCGTCGTAGGCCTGCTGAAGAGATACCTGGGGCGGTACAACATGGCGCCAGAGTTTGCCGCGGAAGAAGCCCGCCACTGGTTTCTGCCCAAGAAGGACTCGAAGCAGGTGATTTGGTCCTATGTGGTCGAG GACAATGGCAAAAtcaccgacttcttctccttcttctgcgTCGAatcctccatcatcaagaACAACGACGTCCTCCGCGTCGCCTACCTCTTCTACTACGCCAGCGAGGCCGGCCTCAGCGAGCCGTTTGACAAGCCGGCTCTCAAGACTCGTCTCAACGCGCTCATCAACGACGCCCTGATCCTCGCCAAGAGGGCCAAGCTGGATGTGTTCAACGCGCTGTCGCTCATGGACAACGCGCTGTTCCTGGAGCAGCAAAAGtttggcgccggcgacgggCAGCTCCATTACTACCTGTTCAACTATCGGGCCAGCCCGATTTCCGGCGGGGTCAATGCCAAGAATCAGCTGGACGAGGATCATTTGAGTGGTATTGGGCTGGTGATGCCGTAA